Proteins encoded by one window of Cylindrospermum stagnale PCC 7417:
- a CDS encoding DinB family protein: MPIQHFQMLARYNSLANRRLYEVCTLLTDAERKQTRPAFFKSIHGTLNHIMVGDRIWMGRFAGEEISSTGLDAILYDDFDQLRTARVLEDERIEGFIAGLEAEFLVGTITYENVKGTIYTDPINLLVAHFFNHQTHHRGQIHDMLSQTEIDPPVLDLHRILRA; encoded by the coding sequence ATGCCCATTCAACATTTTCAGATGCTCGCACGTTACAATTCTCTAGCAAATCGGCGGTTATATGAAGTTTGCACGCTGCTAACCGATGCAGAACGGAAGCAGACCCGACCGGCATTTTTCAAAAGTATTCACGGGACACTGAATCATATAATGGTAGGCGATCGCATTTGGATGGGACGCTTTGCAGGTGAAGAGATTTCATCCACAGGACTTGATGCTATTCTCTATGATGATTTTGATCAGCTACGTACAGCGCGTGTATTAGAAGATGAGCGCATCGAAGGATTTATTGCTGGTTTAGAAGCTGAATTCTTGGTGGGAACGATTACTTACGAAAATGTCAAGGGTACGATTTATACCGACCCGATTAACTTGTTGGTGGCTCACTTTTTTAACCACCAAACCCACCACCGAGGACAAATTCACGATATGCTGTCCCAAACGGAAATTGACCCACCAGTGTTGGATCTGCACCGGATTCTCCGAGCATAA
- a CDS encoding Mur ligase family protein, which yields MGNKIQLIDRLRLGLAVSVAKSVTFLVRFLRRAAPMLHLGAGSVLPGSIARRIEPRILELLSQQVKNGVILIAGTNGKTTTSLLLCTMLENKGYRIAHNSTGANLENGLMTALIEHANLLGTLDVDYAILEVDENIVPKVLKPLQPRIILCLNLFRDQLDRYGEVDSISKRWTKVIATLPPETVVIPNADDPTLSLLGQQLPQRVLFFGLNEPENYLEAIPHAVDSIYCPKCGHSLDYKGVYLSHLGDFTCPSCGFTKSKPTLESREWSQILVGLYNKYNTLAAATAAQELGVDETTIRDTINNFQAAFGRAEDLTIDGKRVRILLSKNPVGTNETIRVVTQSTDKTTLLVLNDRTPDGTDVSWIWDVDTEKLVERGGTLVVSGDRVYDLALRLRYSQKSVESPVNLIVEEDLRCAIATALEHTPANQTLHILPTYSAMLEVREVLTGRKIL from the coding sequence GTGGGAAACAAAATACAATTGATAGATAGACTGCGACTAGGTTTGGCGGTGTCAGTGGCGAAAAGCGTCACGTTTTTAGTGCGATTTCTTCGACGGGCTGCGCCTATGCTACATTTGGGAGCCGGTAGTGTATTACCAGGCTCGATTGCCCGTCGCATTGAACCCCGAATTTTAGAATTATTGAGTCAGCAAGTCAAAAACGGGGTAATTTTGATTGCTGGTACTAATGGCAAAACTACCACATCGCTGCTGTTATGCACGATGTTGGAAAACAAAGGATACCGCATCGCCCATAATTCTACAGGTGCAAATCTGGAAAATGGCTTGATGACAGCGTTGATTGAACACGCTAACTTGCTGGGCACGCTGGATGTAGATTATGCCATTTTGGAAGTTGACGAGAATATTGTACCCAAGGTATTAAAACCGCTGCAACCGCGCATCATCCTTTGTTTAAACTTGTTCCGTGACCAACTTGACAGGTACGGGGAAGTAGACAGCATTAGCAAACGTTGGACAAAGGTTATCGCTACCTTACCACCAGAAACTGTGGTTATCCCCAATGCTGATGACCCGACTTTATCACTTCTCGGTCAGCAGTTACCCCAACGGGTGTTATTTTTTGGCTTGAATGAACCAGAAAATTATCTAGAAGCAATACCTCACGCTGTTGATTCTATCTACTGTCCTAAGTGTGGACATTCTCTAGATTACAAAGGTGTTTATTTATCTCATTTGGGAGATTTCACTTGTCCTAGTTGTGGTTTTACGAAGAGTAAACCGACTTTGGAAAGTAGGGAATGGTCGCAAATTCTTGTTGGTTTGTACAACAAATATAACACTCTAGCCGCCGCAACAGCCGCCCAGGAGTTGGGAGTTGATGAAACGACAATCAGAGATACAATTAACAATTTTCAAGCTGCTTTTGGTCGGGCGGAAGATTTAACAATTGACGGTAAACGGGTACGAATTCTGTTATCAAAAAATCCCGTAGGGACGAATGAAACTATTCGCGTTGTCACTCAAAGCACTGATAAAACTACATTGCTAGTCTTAAATGATCGCACTCCCGATGGTACAGATGTATCATGGATTTGGGATGTAGACACAGAAAAACTGGTCGAACGGGGTGGGACTTTGGTTGTAAGTGGCGATCGCGTTTATGATCTGGCCTTACGTCTGCGTTATAGCCAGAAATCTGTTGAGAGTCCAGTTAACTTGATTGTAGAAGAAGATTTGCGTTGTGCGATCGCCACCGCCTTAGAGCATACACCAGCAAATCAAACTTTACACATCCTACCCACCTATTCAGCCATGCTAGAAGTGCGGGAAGTCTTGACTGGTCGGAAAATTTTGTAA
- a CDS encoding HNH endonuclease gives MSRSYISVDLRHLVAERAGNICEYCLISAEDRSSGCQVDHIISVKHGGATTADNLCYACVFCNLQKGTDLGSINWRNGELVRFFNPRRDFWGDHFRLDEAVIQSLTDIGEVTARIFDFNNDERILERQLLIEVGRYPSAAAKQRINK, from the coding sequence ATGTCTCGTTCTTACATTAGTGTAGATCTACGGCATTTAGTTGCTGAACGTGCTGGTAATATCTGTGAATATTGTTTAATTTCAGCAGAAGATAGATCATCTGGCTGTCAAGTTGACCATATCATTAGTGTTAAACATGGTGGAGCAACAACAGCAGATAATCTCTGTTATGCTTGTGTTTTCTGTAATTTGCAAAAAGGTACAGATTTAGGTTCTATTAATTGGCGAAATGGTGAACTTGTCAGATTTTTTAACCCCCGGAGAGATTTTTGGGGTGATCATTTTCGACTTGATGAGGCTGTAATTCAATCACTTACAGATATTGGTGAAGTCACAGCACGTATTTTCGATTTCAACAACGATGAACGGATTTTAGAGCGACAATTATTGATAGAAGTTGGTAGGTATCCATCAGCAGCCGCAAAGCAAAGAATTAATAAGTGA
- a CDS encoding type II toxin-antitoxin system HicA family toxin gives MFLAKYATLSLAEIPPAQRSGSMKVREVIKRLEADGWYLDRTRGSHRQLKHPDKPGTVTVSGKPNIDVPIGTLKNIWRQAQLEED, from the coding sequence ATGTTTCTTGCAAAATATGCCACTCTATCTTTAGCAGAAATTCCACCTGCACAGAGGAGCGGTAGCATGAAAGTACGAGAAGTTATCAAGCGACTTGAAGCTGATGGTTGGTATCTTGATAGAACTAGAGGTAGCCATCGGCAACTCAAACATCCTGATAAACCTGGTACTGTTACAGTATCTGGTAAGCCAAACATTGATGTGCCTATTGGTACTCTGAAAAATATCTGGAGACAGGCTCAATTGGAGGAAGACTAA
- a CDS encoding type II toxin-antitoxin system HicB family antitoxin, giving the protein MRYTVIIEKGETSYGAYVPDLPGCVAVGETLEEVKQMIAEAIEFHIEGMLEDGLPIPLPSSVSHEVEVLK; this is encoded by the coding sequence ATGCGTTATACAGTAATAATCGAAAAGGGAGAAACTAGTTATGGTGCTTATGTTCCTGATTTACCCGGTTGTGTGGCTGTGGGTGAAACCTTAGAAGAAGTGAAGCAGATGATTGCAGAAGCTATTGAATTTCATATAGAGGGAATGCTAGAAGACGGTTTACCTATTCCCCTGCCGTCAAGTGTTTCTCACGAAGTTGAGGTTTTAAAGTAA
- a CDS encoding type 1 glutamine amidotransferase: MNSPQLEITIGWLYPTLMSTYGDRGNVITIERRAQWRGYNVQVLPLDQNSTAEDIKSVDVIVGGGAQDRQQEIVMRDLQGAKADAMREKIENGTPGVFTCGSPQLLGHYYEPGLGQRIDGLGILDLVSVHPGENTKRCIGNLVIEVTASRLAQDLKEMTGTTPYLVGFENHGGRTKLGKVEALGRVVYGLGNNGEDGTEGAFYQNAIATYSHGPLLPKNPFVADWLIQTALRLKYQQPITLEALDDKLAIQAREAMLKRLKVNLPATTAKV; encoded by the coding sequence ATGAATTCTCCACAGTTGGAAATCACAATTGGTTGGCTATACCCGACGCTAATGAGTACCTATGGCGATCGCGGAAATGTGATTACTATAGAACGTCGCGCTCAGTGGCGGGGGTATAATGTGCAGGTGTTACCTCTCGATCAAAACTCCACAGCAGAGGATATTAAGTCTGTAGATGTGATTGTTGGTGGTGGTGCACAAGATCGTCAGCAAGAGATCGTCATGCGGGATTTGCAGGGTGCGAAAGCTGACGCCATGCGCGAGAAAATCGAAAATGGGACGCCGGGAGTCTTTACCTGTGGTTCTCCCCAATTGCTAGGACATTATTACGAACCGGGATTAGGACAGCGAATCGACGGTTTGGGAATTCTGGATTTAGTTTCTGTCCATCCTGGTGAAAATACTAAGCGCTGCATTGGTAACTTGGTAATTGAAGTTACAGCTTCTCGGTTGGCGCAGGACTTAAAAGAGATGACGGGAACTACACCCTATTTGGTGGGGTTTGAAAATCACGGTGGACGGACAAAGCTAGGAAAGGTGGAAGCTTTGGGGCGTGTGGTCTATGGTTTGGGGAATAATGGTGAGGATGGGACAGAGGGTGCATTTTATCAAAATGCGATCGCCACTTATTCCCACGGGCCATTGTTACCAAAAAATCCTTTTGTCGCTGACTGGTTGATTCAAACAGCCTTGCGGCTAAAGTATCAGCAGCCAATTACCCTAGAAGCGTTGGATGATAAATTAGCAATCCAAGCGCGAGAAGCAATGCTAAAGCGGTTAAAGGTAAATTTACCCGCTACTACAGCTAAAGTTTAA
- a CDS encoding leucine-rich repeat protein — protein MATTPQSVLAKIREAKEKRLIKLDLRNDWGTPDKDKLTEIPAEVFALTWLEELDLSRNEMTTLPDAIAKLQNLSTLYLSHNGITTLPDAIAQLQNLNSLDLSYNGITTLPDAIAKLHNLTTLNLSVNKITTLPDAIAKLHNLTTLNLSVNRIRTLPDAIAKLHNLTSLNLNGNRITTLPDAIAKLHNLTSLDLSGNRITTLPDAIAKLHNLTSLSLWNNGITTLPDAIAKLHNLTSLDLSGNRITTLPDAIAKLQNLSTLDLRGNEITTLPDAIAQLHNLTSLDLRRNPIEKPPLEVVKKGIEAIRDYFRQLEAEGTDYLYEAKLLIIGEGGAGKTTLAKKIENENYQLQDEDSTKGIEVIPWHFTADGRDFQVNLWDFGGQEIYHATHQFFLTKRSLYILVADTRKEDTDFHYWLNVVELLTDNSPLLIIKNEKQDRHREINEPQLRGRFNNLKETLATNFDTKRGLPELLKLIQHQITSLPHIGIPLPKTWVKVREALENDSRNYIRLAEYLQICQTNGFTLLKNKLQLSSYLHDLGVCLHFQDDPILNNIVILKPKWGTEAVYRVLDDKQVINNSGKFTWKDLQNIWHEEQYATKRGELLQLMINFKLCYEIPHSPKTYIAPQLLTEKQPKYHWNESENLILRYTYDFMPKGIVTQFIVAIHEFIDEQKYVWKSGVILSKDATKAEIIEFYDQREIKIRVAGSHKKDLLTIVTYELDKIHNAYKKLKYNKLIPCNCDTCKGSQKPHFYKFESLKKRISDKRSQVECDVSYQMVNVLDLIDDVIDRGRDNLFTEREDFKINQMPNISVNVTQVQEQKNQIHQKRNNNMSTYNQYGSGDNVAGDKVMGDKIGTQINNSQNLAQAAKDIKELLDQLSQKYSNNGIVGARAIEEIESKPTLKARVVNAIKEAGTEAFEKAVDHPAVSIVIAATKGFIDG, from the coding sequence ATGGCAACCACACCTCAAAGTGTTCTAGCAAAAATCCGAGAAGCGAAAGAGAAACGGCTGATTAAATTAGATTTAAGAAATGATTGGGGGACTCCAGACAAAGATAAATTAACAGAAATTCCTGCTGAGGTGTTTGCACTGACTTGGTTGGAGGAACTGGATTTAAGCCGCAACGAAATGACAACGCTGCCTGATGCGATCGCCAAACTGCAAAATCTCTCCACTCTGTATTTAAGCCACAACGGAATCACAACGCTGCCAGATGCGATCGCCCAACTGCAAAATCTCAACTCTCTGGATTTAAGCTACAACGGAATCACAACGCTGCCAGATGCGATCGCCAAACTGCATAATCTCACCACACTGAATTTAAGCGTCAACAAAATCACAACGCTGCCAGATGCGATCGCCAAACTGCATAATCTCACCACACTGAATTTAAGCGTTAACAGAATCAGAACGCTGCCAGATGCGATCGCCAAACTGCATAATCTCACCTCTCTAAATTTAAACGGCAACCGAATCACAACGCTGCCAGATGCGATCGCCAAACTGCATAATCTCACCTCTCTGGATTTAAGCGGCAACCGAATCACAACGCTGCCTGATGCGATCGCCAAATTGCATAATCTCACCTCTCTGAGTTTATGGAACAACGGAATCACAACGCTGCCTGATGCGATCGCCAAACTGCATAATCTCACCTCTCTGGATTTAAGCGGCAACCGAATCACAACGCTGCCTGATGCGATCGCTAAACTGCAAAATCTCTCCACTCTAGATTTAAGAGGCAACGAAATCACAACGCTGCCAGATGCGATCGCCCAACTGCATAATCTCACCTCTCTGGATTTACGCCGCAACCCTATTGAAAAACCACCGCTAGAAGTCGTTAAAAAAGGTATTGAGGCAATTAGGGATTATTTCCGCCAACTGGAAGCAGAGGGAACAGACTATCTGTATGAGGCAAAGTTGCTGATTATCGGTGAAGGGGGTGCAGGGAAAACCACTTTAGCAAAGAAAATTGAAAACGAAAATTATCAACTGCAAGATGAGGACTCGACCAAGGGTATTGAGGTGATACCGTGGCATTTCACAGCAGATGGGCGAGATTTTCAGGTTAATCTCTGGGACTTTGGCGGACAAGAAATTTACCACGCCACCCACCAATTTTTTCTCACTAAGCGTTCCCTCTATATTTTAGTAGCAGATACCCGCAAGGAAGACACAGATTTTCACTATTGGTTAAATGTGGTAGAATTATTAACTGATAACAGTCCCTTGTTAATTATCAAAAACGAGAAGCAAGACCGCCACAGAGAAATCAATGAACCACAATTACGGGGACGATTTAATAACTTAAAAGAAACCTTAGCAACTAACTTTGATACTAAGCGAGGTTTGCCGGAACTGTTGAAACTAATCCAACATCAAATCACTTCTTTACCTCATATTGGTATACCACTCCCCAAAACTTGGGTAAAAGTCCGGGAAGCTTTGGAGAACGATTCACGCAACTACATCAGATTGGCAGAATATTTGCAAATCTGCCAGACAAATGGCTTTACTTTACTAAAAAACAAGTTGCAGTTAAGTAGCTATTTGCACGATTTAGGCGTGTGCTTGCACTTCCAAGATGACCCGATTTTAAATAATATCGTCATTCTCAAACCTAAGTGGGGTACTGAGGCAGTTTACAGAGTTTTAGACGATAAACAAGTTATTAACAATTCGGGAAAATTCACATGGAAAGACTTGCAAAATATCTGGCATGAAGAACAATATGCCACAAAGCGAGGCGAACTTCTACAATTAATGATCAATTTCAAGCTGTGTTATGAAATTCCCCACAGCCCCAAAACTTATATCGCACCGCAACTGTTAACTGAAAAACAGCCTAAATATCATTGGAATGAAAGCGAAAATCTCATCCTACGCTACACTTACGACTTCATGCCCAAAGGTATTGTTACTCAGTTCATAGTTGCTATACATGAGTTTATTGATGAACAAAAATATGTCTGGAAAAGTGGAGTTATTCTCAGCAAGGATGCGACAAAGGCAGAAATAATTGAATTTTACGACCAGCGAGAAATTAAAATTCGGGTTGCAGGTAGTCACAAAAAAGATTTATTGACAATAGTAACTTACGAACTTGATAAAATTCATAACGCCTACAAGAAACTGAAGTACAACAAGTTAATTCCCTGTAATTGCGACACCTGCAAAGGCAGTCAAAAGCCACATTTTTATAAATTTGAAAGCTTAAAAAAACGTATTTCAGACAAACGATCCCAGGTAGAATGCGACGTTAGTTATCAAATGGTTAATGTCTTGGATTTGATTGATGATGTAATAGATAGAGGTAGAGATAATTTATTTACAGAGAGGGAAGACTTTAAAATTAACCAGATGCCGAATATATCTGTTAATGTAACTCAAGTTCAAGAGCAAAAAAATCAAATTCATCAAAAGCGAAATAATAATATGTCAACCTATAATCAATATGGTTCTGGAGATAATGTTGCTGGTGATAAAGTCATGGGTGACAAAATCGGCACTCAAATCAACAATTCCCAAAACTTGGCACAAGCTGCAAAAGATATTAAAGAACTCCTTGATCAACTTTCACAGAAATATTCAAATAATGGGATTGTTGGTGCAAGAGCAATTGAGGAAATTGAAAGTAAGCCAACTCTAAAAGCTCGCGTTGTTAATGCGATCAAAGAAGCAGGAACAGAAGCTTTTGAAAAAGCTGTTGATCATCCTGCTGTTAGTATTGTGATAGCAGCTACAAAGGGTTTTATCGACGGTTGA
- the hetF gene encoding cell division protein HetF, with product MTQEFHISVTPVGQNDYLVRTEQVAPGVPLAEELVTWPVAEWLTAAGHLMNDPLKSVLQGDVIARNSVNLVELGQQFYNALFQGTLRDSWITAQGIAQNQQQVLRLRLGLKDTRLACLPWEVMHAGDRPLATGPYITFSRYQSGILTASRLPSRNIPTPQEAGGVKVLMVIASPTDQVRLEQKQEAIKLQAELHRPILRSGEGNYHLPEIELTILDQPGREELTQALEQGRFHVLHYSGHSNLGPNGGEIYLVSNRTGLTETLSGDDLAGLLVNNNIQMAVFNSCLGAYTANVDGGGDSGERNLTESLVKRGLRGVLAMSERIPDEVALTLTQLFYRNLSQGYPLDLCVSRVRQGLISAYGSHQMYWALPILYLQREFEGFLSPENTLVTSVELLNNYQPTLQPSPTAMYSAVTDELELPLAMEEMTSSNLMRDSAELDWLGEETWGDLVDEIEYDDPSYDEDFAIVSDLFRQLDDQKATAEEPPLMAELMQQEGDNNLLSRQVSEQMAVLEEELGLRRQVPTRSSQTAENLAVDRESPRLPTSPPVPVADHSDRQKWQILGFVGVSAIAFLIGVNWWGQNRSWVLSDIPQIPTQSLVNSQSLPIDLKTAPTGIVTATATEKMSLGDLQPGLEAVDELLNRGALAAAQTALNLVVDKQADDPAVNFRRGRLAWQLVQIGDKKYSIDDARRYWEIAVRDQPDSLEYKNALGFAYYAEGNLNRANDSWFKALDLALKPQNIASNASVSLKKVVPNDALTSYAGLAIGLYKSANNQPVATKRAQYISEAIKLRQMVLKDDPVDFQVDKLAHNWLWTEKAISDWRSLLQEESK from the coding sequence GTGACCCAGGAATTTCACATTTCCGTAACCCCAGTAGGGCAAAATGACTACTTGGTGCGGACGGAACAAGTCGCGCCTGGGGTGCCATTGGCAGAAGAACTGGTGACTTGGCCCGTAGCTGAGTGGTTAACGGCTGCTGGACATTTAATGAATGACCCATTGAAGTCGGTGTTGCAGGGTGATGTTATAGCCAGAAACTCTGTTAACTTGGTGGAGTTGGGTCAGCAATTTTATAACGCACTGTTTCAAGGCACTCTTAGAGATAGTTGGATTACTGCCCAAGGTATAGCCCAGAATCAACAACAGGTACTGCGCTTGCGTTTGGGACTCAAAGATACTAGGTTAGCTTGTTTGCCTTGGGAAGTGATGCATGCAGGCGATCGCCCCCTAGCTACTGGCCCTTATATCACTTTTTCCCGCTACCAAAGTGGAATTCTGACGGCATCGCGTTTGCCATCGAGAAACATCCCCACACCACAGGAAGCAGGTGGGGTAAAAGTGTTGATGGTGATTGCGTCGCCTACGGATCAAGTCCGTCTGGAACAGAAACAGGAAGCGATCAAACTCCAAGCAGAATTGCATCGGCCAATATTACGTTCTGGTGAAGGCAATTATCATCTGCCAGAAATTGAACTCACTATCCTAGACCAACCAGGAAGGGAAGAATTAACCCAAGCTTTAGAACAAGGCAGATTCCACGTTTTGCACTACTCTGGGCATAGTAACTTAGGCCCAAATGGCGGTGAAATTTATCTAGTTAGCAACAGAACCGGCTTAACAGAAACTCTGAGTGGGGATGATTTGGCTGGTTTGCTGGTTAACAATAATATCCAAATGGCTGTGTTTAACTCCTGCTTGGGGGCATATACAGCTAATGTCGATGGTGGTGGGGACTCAGGGGAACGTAACCTGACTGAAAGCCTGGTAAAACGGGGACTCAGGGGTGTTTTGGCTATGTCAGAACGGATTCCCGACGAAGTGGCGCTGACGCTGACACAATTGTTTTACCGTAACTTGAGTCAGGGATATCCCCTAGATTTGTGTGTGAGTCGGGTGCGACAGGGCTTAATCTCTGCCTATGGTTCTCACCAGATGTACTGGGCGTTACCGATTTTGTACCTCCAGCGGGAATTTGAAGGTTTTCTCAGCCCGGAAAATACCTTAGTTACAAGTGTGGAGTTACTAAATAATTATCAGCCAACCTTGCAGCCAAGCCCCACGGCGATGTATTCTGCTGTGACAGATGAGCTGGAGTTGCCTTTAGCTATGGAGGAAATGACCTCCTCTAATTTGATGCGGGATTCTGCTGAGTTAGACTGGCTAGGGGAAGAGACTTGGGGCGACCTCGTAGATGAAATTGAGTATGATGACCCCAGCTATGATGAAGATTTTGCCATAGTTTCGGATTTGTTTCGCCAGCTAGATGACCAAAAAGCCACCGCTGAAGAACCTCCGCTGATGGCGGAACTGATGCAACAGGAGGGAGACAATAATCTCCTCTCAAGGCAGGTGTCTGAGCAAATGGCTGTCTTGGAGGAGGAATTAGGGTTGCGGCGACAAGTTCCTACTAGGTCAAGTCAAACTGCTGAGAATTTGGCAGTAGATAGGGAAAGTCCCCGGCTGCCAACTTCACCACCAGTCCCAGTGGCAGATCACAGCGATCGCCAAAAGTGGCAGATTTTGGGTTTTGTGGGTGTGAGTGCGATCGCATTTCTCATCGGTGTAAATTGGTGGGGGCAAAATCGCTCTTGGGTTCTGTCTGATATTCCGCAAATTCCCACCCAGTCGCTAGTTAATTCTCAAAGCCTACCCATTGACTTGAAAACAGCGCCCACAGGAATTGTCACCGCCACCGCTACAGAAAAAATGAGCCTAGGGGACTTGCAACCAGGGCTGGAAGCTGTGGATGAATTACTCAACCGGGGGGCACTGGCAGCTGCTCAAACTGCTTTGAATCTCGTTGTGGATAAGCAAGCTGATGATCCAGCAGTTAACTTTAGGCGGGGGCGATTGGCGTGGCAGTTAGTCCAAATTGGGGACAAAAAATACAGTATTGATGATGCCCGCCGTTATTGGGAAATTGCGGTGAGAGATCAGCCAGATTCACTGGAATATAAAAACGCTTTGGGTTTTGCTTACTACGCAGAAGGCAATCTCAACCGGGCTAATGACTCTTGGTTCAAGGCTTTGGATTTAGCTCTCAAACCTCAGAATATAGCCTCTAATGCTTCAGTATCTCTAAAGAAGGTAGTGCCAAACGATGCTTTAACTTCTTATGCTGGGTTAGCTATAGGTTTATATAAATCGGCAAATAATCAACCTGTTGCCACCAAACGGGCACAATATATTAGTGAAGCGATTAAACTGCGGCAAATGGTGCTTAAGGATGATCCGGTAGATTTCCAAGTCGATAAATTGGCTCACAACTGGCTGTGGACTGAGAAGGCGATTTCTGATTGGCGATCGCTTCTTCAAGAGGAAAGTAAGTAG
- a CDS encoding thylakoid membrane photosystem I accumulation factor, translating to MNSIKWLFLQNKIMADWRRLVSKCLVLLACLFIISMQPALAGIKDDRYDGNIFVVYAGNGSLVPARESLAQALTEHKPTILLFYVDDSSDCKEYAIVLSQVQAYYGRASEIIPVDVDTIPPKQTYEPTEPGYYYAGGVPQVVIFNQSGQVVLNKKGQVPYEQIDDKFREMLDLLPRTETTELKRRSFNEFSSELSK from the coding sequence ATGAATAGCATAAAGTGGCTTTTTTTACAAAATAAAATAATGGCTGATTGGCGACGGTTAGTATCTAAATGCTTGGTGCTACTTGCTTGTTTGTTCATTATAAGTATGCAGCCAGCATTAGCAGGTATCAAAGATGATAGATATGACGGCAATATTTTTGTGGTTTATGCTGGTAATGGCTCACTCGTGCCTGCCAGAGAAAGTCTCGCCCAAGCTTTAACAGAACATAAACCGACAATCTTGTTATTTTATGTCGATGACAGCAGCGATTGCAAGGAATATGCGATCGTGCTTTCACAGGTGCAGGCATACTATGGACGAGCATCTGAGATTATCCCTGTGGATGTCGATACCATCCCGCCCAAACAGACCTACGAACCCACAGAACCGGGATACTACTACGCTGGGGGTGTTCCGCAAGTCGTAATTTTTAACCAATCGGGTCAGGTAGTCTTGAATAAGAAGGGTCAAGTGCCCTATGAACAGATAGATGACAAGTTTCGAGAAATGTTGGATTTATTACCCCGCACGGAAACAACAGAGTTAAAGCGGCGTTCATTTAACGAGTTCAGTAGTGAGTTGAGTAAGTAA